A segment of the Bordetella flabilis genome:
TCGACGAGGTGCGCCAGAACGAAACGCTGTGGCTAGATCGTGGCATTACGTCAGTGCCGTCGGTGATTCTCAACGACAAGTATCTGGTGTCGGGCGGCCAGCCGCCCGAGGCGTTCGAGCAGGCACTGAGGCAGGTTGCCCAAGAGGGATAAGTCCCGTGCCCATGGCAGCAGATCGCCCAGCGATGGCAATCCATCGCCGTGACGTGAAACGTGTGCACGATGACGCTACCGCACTGGTCGAACTCGGGCTGATTGAGCGGTCGGAGACCGGCGCGTTGTCATGCCCCTACGTGGACATCCATGTCGATATGCACGTCTTCCGGCTCACGGCATAGGGAGACGCTGGCAGCCAATATCAGCCATGTTATTGATTTTATTGAACATTTTGGCGGACAGAGGGGACTCGATACACTTGTCGCAATGTGGCGTGTTTTGGGCGCCTGTTCAGTTCGCAGATCAATAATACCCGCAAAAATACCCGCGGCATCTTTCGCTTTCGGTGATCGAAGGACCACGCGTTATATGGGGGCCACAGGCTTGCGTAGCAGGGGTGTAACATTCTGCCAATTTCTCAGCCCTTGAGAGGCGTCAATGCCGTTCTCCATCGAAGGCTTCCTCGAAACCGAGGGCACGATAGCCGAACAGCAAAAGGCTAGGTACGGCGATCTTTTTGAGCTCGCCTACTCATTCTCCCGCGTGGGGATGCAGCTCACAGAGCGGCTGCAAGCAGCGCGCCGCAATCGTGAGCTCGTGGGCGCGACACTGCTCGCTCGTAGCGTGGCGCATTTCCAAGCGATCGTGATGCTCGTCGAACGAGGACTGCCGGTTGAAGCGATGGTGCTCACCCGTAGCCTTATGGAGACATCGTTTGTCATTTGTGCGCTAGCGAAGAATACGGTGACGACTGAAGAACTAGCACAACACGATCTCGCTTCGCGGGGAAAGCTGGCTAGTGCGCTTACAAGGGTGCCATCAGCGGCACTTGATGAACACCACGCCGGCCTCAAGAGCTTCGTGAAAGACCTTGATGGGGCTAAGGCAATACTAGTAGAGAACATGGCAAGCCGAGCGGGCTTGCTTGACCTCTACAACAGCTTTTACAGATACCTTTCGCATATTGCCTCTCACCCATCGATAACCGCATCAGACCTGTACTTCATCGAAGGCAATGGTTCGGACCGCGTTTCCTTTCGCTGCGTTCCAGAAGATACGCCGATCGCGTTAATTCTCACCTTTCTGACTATGCTGATCACGTTTGGATCCCACGAAGAACTCGCCGGCACGACGCCTGAACTCAGCGCAGCGATTTCCGAATTGGGAGAACAGTACCAACTCCTCGAACGTCGCTATTCGGTTTGGGATCGCAGCGGCGGGATTCGACCTAGCGCCACGGCGCGGTCCTAACGTGCTTCTGGGATTACAAGCCAGCGAACTGGCGCAAGCCGGCGAACTGGCGCAAGCCGGCGATTAGCAATACCAAGATCGAGACCATCGCCGCCGACCGCTGGCCGTGGCCTGGCTGATGAAGCAAAACGGCCGGACGATTGTTCCGGCGACGGTTGGTACGAATGGAAGTGGCTAACCGATGATCAGAACGGGCCGAAGCGGCTGCACGTCATCCATCTGGGCGAAGGGGAGCCGCTATTCTTGCCGGCTGCGCGCAACTGACGACATAGCCGGAAGGCGCAGGTTGGATCGCGTTGTCCATATTGACAACACCACGGCTTGTTGGCTAAATTGACAACATGAAGGCCGAACTCATTCACCAGTTCAAGTCCGTCGGTGAAGATGGCATCATCGAGATGATCGTTTGGAAGCTTCCCTCGCCTGTTCCGCCATCGGAACATCTCTACAAATACCGCTTGGTGTACATCGCGGACGATACGCGCGTGGTCGGCTACGACAACGAGCGGGGCAAGGGCGATCACTGCCACCTCGACGGCGACCAACTTCCCTACACATTCGTCAGCGTCGAACAGTTGATCGAAGACTTCATTGCTGAAGTAAGTCGGAGAAAATGACCATGGAACGAAACCTGACCATTACCACCCGGCGCGATTGGGCAGCCGCACTGCGCGAAGCGGGCGTAGCGGCTACCAAGGGTATGAAGAGAGGTACTTATCAGGGTGAAACGCTGAATTTCGAGACACCCGCCGCGTTCTTTTCCCGCCTCACGTCGAACCGTTGGACAATGCTGGCCGAATTGCAGGGTGCTGGTAGCATCGGTGTGCGAGAACTCGCTCGCCGTCTAAGCCGAGATGTAAAGCGCGTGCATGACGATGCCACTGCCTTGGTCGAACTGGGGCTGATCGAACGCTCCGAAACCGGCGCGCTGTCATGCCCCTATGCGGATATCCACGTAGATATGCATGTATCCCGGCTCGCCGCTTAAAGGTTTCACTATGCTTGGTGCCCACTCACGACTATCTGCAGCTGGGTGCTGAAATTTGCCTAATTAGCGATATTTTTATCTCTCGGAGATTTATAGCCAATATGAATAGGAGGTGACCTTGCCAGAATATATGCTGCGGGTTCGCGCTGAGAGGAGTGCTGGAATAGCGCAATTTGCATGGATCAATTTTCAGAAAGACGGCTCAATCTCGGTCGGACTGAATGACCGCGCCTTTATACCGCCCGACATGGATGTTCACCATGGGGTATGGAGCGCGTTCAACCGCCAAGCCATTCAGTACATCATCGCACACGATCCAAAAGCTCTGAAGCCGATTGGTTCCGCTCACCTTACATTTCATCCCCCAGGCACATTTCACTTGACCAAAGGCAAAGGCAAAAAGCCCTTCTTTGGCATCGGCGATGTAGACCTCACCGTTCGTCAAGATGGTTGGATGCCTTGGGCCAAGATCGTGTCGAAGTCTGTGTCCAAATTGTCGGCGGCAACGAAGGGAAGGGCCGGAAAAATCGCTGATGACCTGATTCTTCCTGTTTGTCCTGGAGAGTATTCCATGGGACTCAGCATACATTTCCTAGATCCCGAACGGGTGCACGAAGTCACCGCTACGACAACAAGCCGGCTTGTGGCCTGGCATGGTCGATCAGTTGCGGTCACCCTCGAAGCGCTGCCCCCTCAACGTATTTCGACGATCTCTTGGATACATCAATACTAGTGCATCGCAATTTCGCTTATCTCGTGACTAGCTGCGGGGCCGGTACCGACGTTTATGGAGATGAGTGCGGTTCTTGAGTTGATGACTTAACAAGACCCATTTCATAGAAACGTCTGCACAGTGGAAAACCCAGCGATCCGAGTCGTTGCATAAGCCGCCTGTAAAGGCCCGTCGTGACCAGACGTTCGGACCGGCAGTAAAACGCTCCCATATCACCCAATCAACGCATCACGCCTTATGTGCGGGTACTTTTGCACTATGACGACGTCTATTTGAAATACCCGCAAAAGTACCCCCGCCGAGGGGCCACTGAAACGAAAAAAGCCCGCAACTTGCGGGCTTTAGCGGGATAGTGGCCGCGACTGAACGCAACCAAATGTTACTGGCGGACAGAGGGGGATTCGAACCCCCGATACGCTTTTGACGTATACACGCTTTCCAGGCGTGCGCCTTCAACCGCTCGGCCACCTGTCCTGATCCGGTTTCGCTCGGGGACACGGGGAATACCCATCATCCCACTCCTGGTACCAGGCGCCCCTACTCGCTTGAATAACAGCTCGAAGGCGGCGCTCCAGCCCATCCGCGCCCTGCTACAAACGGACGCGCAAAACGGCAATCCGCGATTCTAGCAGACTTCCTTGGCGGCTGTCCTACAGGGACAGATACGCCTCGACAGCGGCCAGTACCGTCTCCGTCTGCACGGTATGGGCGAAGCGGAAGCGGTCGCCGTACACCGTCTCGTCGGGAAACTCCGAAATCAGCGACAGCGGCACGTCCTCGCCCACCCCTTCGGTGCGCTGCACAGGGATGCCGTTCATCACCTCGAAGCCGCGCTGCAAGGCATGCGTTTCGAACATCTTCATCTGGCGGGCATTGAATTCGACCAGTCCGGGGACCTTCGCGGCCAGTTCGGCAGATACATGCTCCAGCAGCGCCTTGGCCTTGGCGGCCCAGCCGGGATGGTGGCGCAGCACCAGGAAGAAGCCCTTGGGTATCGTCCAGAGCTCGAACCCGCGCGGCAGGTAGCCGGAAAGCGGCCGCGTCCATTCATGGGCGGGGTAGCCGTGCAGGTTGATATGGAGCTCGGCGCCCGTCATTTCGAAGGCCTTGCGGCGCGCCTCGCGTTCGAACCAGGGTGCGCGCTCGCGATAAGCCAGGTCGTCGCCCAGCGCGGAATAGCGCGCGGCATGGTGCATATGGCGGGGGTTGTGCGCGCACAATTCACGATGCAGCGCATAGCCATCCGGGTTCTCGGAGGCGAATAGCGCGAAATGGGCGCCGGGGCGATTCTTCAGGATATGCGCGGCGCGCAATGCCCCGACCACGCCCGACGTCTCGTTCGCGTGCTGGCCGCCGGAAATCACCACGGGCTTCTGTTCGCCCTTGATGTAGGTGCAGAGCACCGGCCGGCCCTGGCGCGTCTGCACGGTGAACGGCTCCCCGCCGACCAGCGCCATTTCGTGCGCGATGCGGCTGAAGGACAGTGGGCCATCCGCCTGGTCCAGGCGCTTGCCCGCGCCGTCCGGTACGATCGCCGCCGGCGCTGGGAAGGCCACGGTCTCCACACGAACGCGGGACGGCCCGTCTACCTGGCGCACATCCGGCACGATCTGGCCGGGCTGCAGGCCGCGGTTGCCCAGGGGCCGACCCGAGTGCCGCTGGAAAACTTCCAGCAGGCCGAAGTAGAGATCCTCGTGCAAGGCCTCAGGGGTGCT
Coding sequences within it:
- a CDS encoding DUF5677 domain-containing protein: MPFSIEGFLETEGTIAEQQKARYGDLFELAYSFSRVGMQLTERLQAARRNRELVGATLLARSVAHFQAIVMLVERGLPVEAMVLTRSLMETSFVICALAKNTVTTEELAQHDLASRGKLASALTRVPSAALDEHHAGLKSFVKDLDGAKAILVENMASRAGLLDLYNSFYRYLSHIASHPSITASDLYFIEGNGSDRVSFRCVPEDTPIALILTFLTMLITFGSHEELAGTTPELSAAISELGEQYQLLERRYSVWDRSGGIRPSATARS
- a CDS encoding toxin-antitoxin system TumE family protein, producing MKAELIHQFKSVGEDGIIEMIVWKLPSPVPPSEHLYKYRLVYIADDTRVVGYDNERGKGDHCHLDGDQLPYTFVSVEQLIEDFIAEVSRRK
- a CDS encoding peptidase M14, giving the protein MTVLLDRTFDRTLDVWVSEFEREEYRGARVQAWLFEDEAARRAAERRLAAAGVSAVFRSAYKPLLHFFLEEADLDGLDSVSVRYPVREEAVPRRFTLEAYPLAGMLRDVDVSFVAGDADLHYVVELRYTDGRSETARVFAPNQVVEDHAGVVNLSPTGWVRVDGRADGVAMDEARPTDVASVFAAIVECVRGHEWGATEPYFERLDIRVDLPGIERELAYEDEVVSTPEALHEDLYFGLLEVFQRHSGRPLGNRGLQPGQIVPDVRQVDGPSRVRVETVAFPAPAAIVPDGAGKRLDQADGPLSFSRIAHEMALVGGEPFTVQTRQGRPVLCTYIKGEQKPVVISGGQHANETSGVVGALRAAHILKNRPGAHFALFASENPDGYALHRELCAHNPRHMHHAARYSALGDDLAYRERAPWFEREARRKAFEMTGAELHINLHGYPAHEWTRPLSGYLPRGFELWTIPKGFFLVLRHHPGWAAKAKALLEHVSAELAAKVPGLVEFNARQMKMFETHALQRGFEVMNGIPVQRTEGVGEDVPLSLISEFPDETVYGDRFRFAHTVQTETVLAAVEAYLSL